ATAAATCAATGGCAGTTACAGGTTTTAATTATTAGcactattattttgtgtaaaaTAGGTGTCTGAATTgaaaaattatatatattctCTTGATTCAGCAGTTTGGTTGCCTCCAAGTTTCCAATAATAGATTAAAGAAAGTTGGCCAAAGATCCGTTGGTGTTAAGGGATCAGCCTACAGTTAATTGCTTAATTATTATTATACTCAGCACTACCTaacttatttttcttctttttttcccccTTCTTCTAGAAATAAGGGAATATTAAATAATTCGTTTAGATCTTGAAAAACAGGAGGATAGATACCCTCAAACTAAGAATATGTTGTTCGTTCGAAATCAGTAAGCAAAATAGACATGATGGAGTGCATTAATCCAACGTGCCAAACATTAGACCCACAAAGAATTAGTAGTATCTTATGCAATGAAATTAGTTGAATAATTAATAAAAGGAAAGAAGGATTTCGTCTACCAAATATAGACCAATCTGCTGAGGTAAGGTTGCTACAAACAAATGTAATACATATTCACCATTATTTCAGATCACATTTGTCTAGAGTTTAACTACTACACATTAACAGTACAAATAAACTTAACACCGTGGATAACGTATCAATCAATTACATGTAACTTCTAGGAAACATGGATTGTTATTTGCAAATCTGCAAATCATGGTATGCAAATGACCTATTATAACAGATATAAACTACACTAATACCATAAACATTTTTATATATCAGTCTATTAAAATATATTGTAACGAATAATCTGCCTTATTTCTACATTACTAATTTcatcgtatttttttttttttggcgaaATTAAACCTTCATCCTACAGAATTTCTGCATCAAAGTTGAAAATAATAGTATTTTCTATAGTTAAACTACTTACTCGCACTTGATGTGTTATATCAAACCAAGTAATTTAGCTTTAGCAGTTAAAAACTAAAGTGGGAAATGTAGGTATGAAAGACATGTATCTTGCTCTAGTCTAAACACCGGGTGTAAGTAATTTTTATCCTAACCCTTAAAATTTATTATTTCAAGAATATTAAAAAACTCTTGGTGCAACCTTAGACAATGTTAGATAATTGGTGCTACCTAAGCCAATGTTAGATTAATACAAAAGTGACAATTGTGGAATGGGAAAACTTCAGCTTAAAGCAGAAATAATCAGTGAACTTGAAGGTTGCCTTTAAGGATGAAATGTACATGTTTTTTAAGTTTTGTCCACTTCCACCATCTCATTTGTATTCCAAGTTTCCACACATATCTTGATTTACAAAACATAGATACCTGTCTATCCTTGGATTAAAATAACACTTACCTAGCTTTATATATCAACATACTAATGTGACTCCATGACAAAAAACCAAAGAAAATTCTGTATAATATTTGATCTTTTCCTCTCAAATATTGTCAATAATTTGAAGACTGCAAAAAAATGGAGGGCAAACACAAGTTTTTTCATGGAACACTTGAAGTCTCAATTTTCCGTGCCACATCTCGCAAGCCACCTCTTCCCTTCAAGGTAAGTAAATCATTTCAAACAAAAGTTTATCTTGCAATATCATAAAAACTCCACCTCTGTTGGGAATGATCACATTGCCAGTCCCAGGTCCGGATAAAGACCAGAGGGTTGAGGCGTGTTGCCAACTAGCAGAAAATTAGTCTATTTATGATAATTTATCACAATACATAATACACTGTAATAGTTAGTTGATAAATTGCAGGATTGCGTGGGAATGCATAAAATTTTGTTAAAAAAATATCCATTTTAAGGCCTAAGTCCTCTTATTTTCTCTCTGTTTTGGCAGTGCATTTCAGCAAATGGAAAACCTGCATTTGTCACAATCAAGATTGACAACAAGACAGTAGCAAAAACAACACAAGAACGCGATCGCGTTTGGAACCAGACTTTTCAAATCCTCTGTGCTCATTCTCCAAACACAAACATTACTATTACTCTAAAAACAAAATGCTCCATCTTAGGAAAATTCTCAATTCAGGCACATAAGCTCTTAAACGAAGCAAGTTTAATCGAGGGATTTTTCCCACTTTCTAGTGAAAACAAAAAGCCAAAGAAGAAACTGAAACTGCAGTTCATCGTGTGGTTCAAGCCAGCAGAATATGAACCGAGTTGGGGAAGAGTATTAGAGAATAGTGGATTCACAGGATTCAAAAATTCGACGTTTCCTCAAAGATCAAACTGCAGTGTGACTCTATATCAGGATGCCCATCACCAACATACATTCCAACCGCCATTTCAGCAGAGACCTAAGAACTTGTGGGAGGATATACACAGAGCCATTGAGGGTGCAAAGCATTTGATTTACATTGCAGGGTGGTCTTTCAATCCTAAGATGGTCCTGGTAAGGGGAAAAACTATTATCATTTCACATTTTGTTGCATGGTTTTATGTGTACGTTTTGGTGTTAGATTGTCGTACATTAGTTGAGGAATGACTTTTTCTTTTAATATAGCCAGATTTACCTCAGGTTCTGTTCACCTGAAAATGTTGAGGGTTTGGCATTGACCCCTACCTCGTATATAAATATCCAAAAAGTAAAGACATCAGGGCGAGTATAAACCTAACCTCCTCTATTACAATTTGTGAATTGGACATCTCCAATTCATATTTTATTTTAAGCTCACAAAAAAGTGGAACTATGTTAGAACCATTACCATGGTTAATATCGAGATATGTTAGTACCACTATTAGTACTAATACTTTGAGTCGCAAATTACTAATACTTGAGTCGCAAAAAGTTTTTGGTAGGACTCCTCTGTATCACATAGGAAAAAGTTGAGGAATGACTTGCTTTCTCTTTATATGATTTTGGGTAAACCTCAGAAGGTGAGCTAGCTATGGGGCTTGAGTTAGACCCAATGCCCATTTTCTTAACACGGTATTAGAGTCCTCTTATATTTGGCCGCTCTTGATCTCAATAGAGTAAAGAAGGAATTTCGAGTAAGGTTGAAGGTATGCCCAAAAGTATATCAGTTGGCCAGGGATAGGATCCAATGGGGATTGGTTTGCTCTAAAAGAGAGGATGTTTCGTTGCACATCCTGTAGCAATGGGATGATCCAAAAGCGACTGGGTCTTCCTTACCCAATGTTGGGCCCTCATGTTATGTTATTCACGCTCCAATAAATCAAGTCTAGGCGAGCGAGGTGACGGTGTTAGATATTCCCAGATTGGTTGAGGATTGACCTGGCTTTTACAGTTGAGTTAGACCTAATGCCCATTTTCTAACATTTGGAACACGGATGTCTTCTCTTTCAGGTCCGAGATCCCAGTGCAGAAATCACACATGCAAAAGGAGTAAAGCTGGGCGAATTGTTGAAGCGTAAAGCAGAGGAAGGTGTGTCTGTGAGGATCATGCTATGGGACGACGAAACATCTTTACCAATCATCAAGAACAAGGGACTGATGAGAACACACGACGAGGATTCTTTAGCCTATTTCCGAGACACAAAAGTAGTATGCAAATTGGTTCCCAGATTACACCATAAACTACCCTCATTCTTCGCGCATCATCAAAAGGCAATATCAGTAGATGCAAGAAGCCATCTATCATCAACAAGTCGAGAAATCACTAGTTTTCTTGGTGGATTAGATCTTTGTGATGGTCGATACGATACAGAAGAACACTCCTTGTTTAGAACTCTCAACACAGAATCACATTGCTATGATTTCTATCAAACAAGCCTACCTGGTGCAAGCCTACACAAAGGAGGGCCGAGAGAACCATGGCATGATGCTCACGCTCGTGTCACAGGGCAAGCAGCTATGGATATACTCAACAATTTTGAAGAAAGATGGAATAAGCAAATTGGCCCTTCTTTGCTCATTCCAATAAGATCAATTCCAGAATTAAGCAATCAGCCAAACATGGCTTCTACCGATCAGGATTGGAACGTTCAAGTGTTTCGATCAATTGATCATGTCTCTGCGTGCCCTTTGCCTAGGTACATGACAGTTGAAAGAAGTATTCATGAAGCTTATGTTGAAGCAATTAGACGAGCTGATAGATTTATATACATCGAGAATCAGTATTTCATTGGTGGATGTCACCTTTGGGAGCAAGACCAACATTGTGGCTGCAGAAACTTAATTCCAATTGAGATTGCACTAAAGATTGCGAATAAAATCAAAGCTAAGGAGCGGTTTTCTGTGTACATTGTGATACCAATGTGGCCCGAAGGACTACCAGAGAGCGATTCAGTTCAAGATATATTGCACTGGACTCGGGAAACTACTAAGATGATGTATAAATTTATAGGTGAAGCGATTAAAGAAAGTGGAGAACAAGGGCATCCTAGAGATTACTTGAATTTCTTCTGTCTTGCTA
The nucleotide sequence above comes from Lycium barbarum isolate Lr01 chromosome 3, ASM1917538v2, whole genome shotgun sequence. Encoded proteins:
- the LOC132633457 gene encoding phospholipase D alpha 4; translated protein: MEGKHKFFHGTLEVSIFRATSRKPPLPFKCISANGKPAFVTIKIDNKTVAKTTQERDRVWNQTFQILCAHSPNTNITITLKTKCSILGKFSIQAHKLLNEASLIEGFFPLSSENKKPKKKLKLQFIVWFKPAEYEPSWGRVLENSGFTGFKNSTFPQRSNCSVTLYQDAHHQHTFQPPFQQRPKNLWEDIHRAIEGAKHLIYIAGWSFNPKMVLVRDPSAEITHAKGVKLGELLKRKAEEGVSVRIMLWDDETSLPIIKNKGLMRTHDEDSLAYFRDTKVVCKLVPRLHHKLPSFFAHHQKAISVDARSHLSSTSREITSFLGGLDLCDGRYDTEEHSLFRTLNTESHCYDFYQTSLPGASLHKGGPREPWHDAHARVTGQAAMDILNNFEERWNKQIGPSLLIPIRSIPELSNQPNMASTDQDWNVQVFRSIDHVSACPLPRYMTVERSIHEAYVEAIRRADRFIYIENQYFIGGCHLWEQDQHCGCRNLIPIEIALKIANKIKAKERFSVYIVIPMWPEGLPESDSVQDILHWTRETTKMMYKFIGEAIKESGEQGHPRDYLNFFCLANREEELKGEFVPPYSPHSESQYWRAQKNRRFMVYVHSKLMIVDDTYLLIGSANINQRSMDGQRDTEIAIGCYQSKTEEGDIDQKDIHAYRMSLWYEHTAQAEQVFQEPQSLECVHKIRSIGDQMWRIYNQDEVEDMKGVHLVTYPMNVTAEGHIEDLMERNGHFPDTEAPIKGKRSKVLAPTITT